One genomic window of uncultured Fusobacterium sp. includes the following:
- the pgsB gene encoding poly-gamma-glutamate synthase PgsB, with amino-acid sequence MKILLFLFIFLYLGYLFLEKYLIVKYRKKFKYVIHINGIRGKSTTSRLIDAGLRDSGFKVFTKITGTSPRIINTLGEEKEILRKGKANIKEQIKAIIWAHKENADILILECMAVNPTLQFICENSILKADINVITNVREDHLDEMGNTLDKIASSLANTIPTNGALFTADTNYFDFFQKLGSEKNSKAFLCTSIPKYSEIDFPDNVSIALNVCKYIGIKEEKALSLMKNYKRDPGRLKILRYSNSLGNKLYFLNALAANDPNSSEIIINNLKESEFWKMKKYLLINNRKDRVSRWEQYIPFVNKFEKIFDSILISGENRELFFNLVKKNIESDKINILQDKDIFEKIEMDSIIIAVGNICGHGKKLVDYFEEKGEVVECQVIS; translated from the coding sequence ATGAAAATACTACTTTTTTTATTTATTTTTTTATACTTAGGATATCTATTTTTAGAAAAATATTTAATTGTTAAATATAGAAAAAAATTTAAATATGTTATTCATATTAATGGAATTAGAGGAAAATCAACTACTTCTAGACTTATAGATGCTGGTCTAAGAGATTCTGGGTTTAAAGTTTTCACTAAAATTACAGGTACTTCCCCTAGAATAATTAATACATTAGGAGAAGAGAAAGAGATTTTAAGAAAAGGAAAAGCTAACATTAAAGAACAGATTAAAGCTATTATATGGGCTCATAAAGAAAATGCTGATATTTTAATCCTTGAATGTATGGCTGTAAACCCAACTCTTCAATTTATCTGTGAAAATAGTATTTTAAAAGCTGATATTAATGTTATTACCAATGTAAGAGAGGATCATTTAGATGAAATGGGAAATACTTTAGATAAAATAGCTAGTTCTTTAGCCAATACAATTCCTACTAATGGGGCTTTATTTACAGCAGATACAAACTATTTTGATTTTTTTCAAAAATTAGGTAGTGAAAAAAATAGCAAAGCTTTTTTATGTACTAGTATTCCTAAATATTCAGAAATTGATTTTCCTGATAATGTTAGTATAGCTTTAAATGTCTGTAAATATATTGGAATCAAAGAGGAAAAAGCTTTATCATTAATGAAAAATTATAAAAGAGATCCTGGAAGATTAAAAATATTAAGATATAGTAACTCTTTAGGAAATAAACTATATTTTTTAAATGCTTTAGCTGCCAATGATCCAAACTCTTCTGAGATAATTATAAATAATTTGAAAGAGAGTGAGTTTTGGAAGATGAAAAAATATCTTTTAATTAATAATAGAAAAGACAGAGTAAGTCGTTGGGAACAATATATTCCTTTTGTAAATAAATTTGAAAAAATTTTTGATTCTATTTTAATTTCTGGTGAAAATAGAGAACTTTTTTTTAATCTAGTTAAGAAAAATATAGAGAGTGATAAAATTAATATCCTTCAAGATAAAGATATTTTTGAAAAGATAGAGATGGACTCTATTATAATAGCAGTTGGAAATATCTGCGGTCATGGAAAAAAATTAGTAGATTATTTTGAAGAGAAGGGAGAGGTTGTAGAATGTCAAGTGATATCATAG
- the pgsW gene encoding poly-gamma-glutamate system protein, translating to MKIKIKNLDLIIFALIFLFIQYGLKNPSFNLKSPYYKEMIIAANKMKTLTEEIKKEKLNRRIEIDRNVDINMTGLMGIEWSGISTTLGNEEAKRSSINPDFAALVVKKLKELKLQSGDIVAVNMSSSFPALNLAVISALDTLNLKGIIINSVGSSNYGGNIEEFNYLDMEKHLISKKMIKNHSIAYSLGGIDDIGKEFELSTIENIKEKNRDLKFFYNKNFTENLEERYQFYKNYGQVKAFINIGGNLLSLGKNTSEIISNSNVILDEEDKKIVKGGLIGKFIQDNIPILYLLNVKSLCMSNGIPFDPTPLPEIGISPLYFRSVSSLYYNVGIVILFLIFIIKNSFFHKNFK from the coding sequence ATGAAAATAAAAATTAAAAATTTAGATTTAATTATATTTGCATTAATTTTTCTCTTTATACAATATGGTCTAAAAAATCCCTCTTTTAATTTAAAATCTCCATATTATAAAGAAATGATTATAGCAGCTAATAAAATGAAAACTCTTACTGAGGAGATAAAAAAAGAAAAACTTAATAGAAGAATTGAAATAGATAGAAATGTTGATATAAATATGACAGGATTAATGGGGATAGAATGGAGTGGAATATCTACTACTCTTGGAAATGAAGAAGCTAAAAGAAGTAGTATTAATCCTGATTTTGCAGCTCTTGTAGTAAAAAAACTTAAAGAATTAAAACTACAATCTGGTGATATTGTAGCTGTAAATATGTCAAGTTCCTTTCCTGCTTTAAATTTAGCTGTTATTTCAGCGTTAGACACTTTAAATTTAAAAGGAATTATTATAAATTCAGTTGGTTCATCAAATTATGGTGGAAATATTGAAGAGTTTAATTATTTAGATATGGAAAAACATCTTATTTCAAAAAAAATGATAAAAAATCATTCTATTGCATATTCTTTAGGAGGAATTGACGATATTGGTAAAGAATTTGAATTATCTACTATTGAAAATATAAAAGAGAAAAATAGAGATTTAAAATTTTTCTACAATAAAAATTTTACAGAAAATTTGGAAGAAAGATATCAATTTTATAAAAATTATGGGCAAGTTAAAGCATTTATAAATATTGGTGGAAATTTACTCTCTTTAGGAAAAAATACTTCAGAAATTATATCTAATTCAAATGTTATTTTAGATGAAGAGGACAAAAAAATAGTAAAAGGTGGGCTAATAGGTAAATTTATTCAAGATAATATTCCTATTTTATATCTATTAAATGTCAAAAGCTTATGCATGAGTAATGGTATTCCTTTTGATCCTACTCCTCTACCTGAAATAGGAATATCTCCACTATACTTTAGATCAGTTTCTTCACTATATTATAATGTAGGGATAGTTATTCTTTTCCTTATATTTATTATTAAAAATAGTTTTTTTCATAAAAATTTCAAATAA
- a CDS encoding TRAP transporter large permease subunit, protein MSLELILFLVMVIVFMASCFLLKLPVSIAMVLASISAMIVSGNGIPIRHLIEGCFGYIDTILVIATAMIFMKVIQEIGTLNALSSSILKKFHRAPSILLILLMLISMFPGMITGSSTASVLTAGSIVAPILMLIGIPIVETATIIAIGGLCGMIAPPVNVPAMIIGGGIDMPYVGFTIPLLLLTVPVAIFSVLYLGRRFVNNIDYDKISHEIDQTAFMKYGSKLYLPVIVVVVLMIADKVFPRVFGFGMPLIFIIGTLVGLVCGKKVNLISVAKDAINQCLPVLGILMGVGMFIQTMTLTGVRGYIVVNSLSLPEGLLFVAMAITIPLFGAVSSFGAASVLGVPFLMAFLSYNQIITGSAISFIAALGDMMPPTALAGIFAAQVVGMEDYTPVLKKSLVPALIIIVYSIIIILFSNQIASIIY, encoded by the coding sequence ATGTCGCTTGAACTTATATTATTTCTAGTAATGGTAATTGTTTTTATGGCATCATGCTTTTTACTAAAATTGCCAGTTAGTATTGCTATGGTTTTAGCTTCTATTTCTGCTATGATAGTATCTGGAAATGGAATCCCAATTAGACATCTTATTGAAGGATGTTTCGGTTATATTGATACGATATTAGTTATAGCTACTGCTATGATTTTTATGAAGGTTATTCAAGAAATAGGAACTTTAAATGCTTTAAGTAGTTCTATTTTAAAGAAATTTCATAGAGCCCCTTCTATTCTTTTAATCTTACTTATGCTTATATCAATGTTTCCGGGAATGATAACAGGATCATCTACAGCTTCAGTTTTAACAGCTGGTAGCATAGTAGCTCCAATTTTAATGTTAATAGGTATCCCTATTGTTGAAACAGCTACTATTATTGCAATTGGTGGTCTTTGTGGAATGATTGCCCCACCAGTAAACGTTCCAGCAATGATAATAGGTGGAGGAATAGATATGCCTTATGTTGGATTTACTATTCCACTACTTCTATTAACTGTTCCTGTTGCTATATTTTCTGTACTTTATCTTGGAAGAAGATTTGTTAACAATATAGATTATGACAAAATTTCTCATGAAATAGATCAAACAGCTTTCATGAAATATGGAAGTAAACTCTATCTTCCTGTAATTGTAGTTGTTGTTTTAATGATAGCAGATAAAGTTTTCCCTAGAGTATTTGGATTTGGAATGCCTTTAATTTTTATAATTGGTACATTAGTTGGATTAGTTTGTGGAAAAAAAGTAAACCTTATTTCTGTAGCTAAAGATGCTATTAATCAATGTTTACCTGTTTTAGGAATACTAATGGGTGTAGGAATGTTTATTCAAACTATGACACTTACTGGTGTAAGAGGATATATTGTTGTTAATAGTTTAAGTCTACCTGAAGGATTATTATTTGTTGCTATGGCTATAACTATCCCTCTTTTTGGTGCTGTCTCTTCATTTGGTGCTGCTTCAGTTTTAGGAGTTCCATTTTTAATGGCTTTCCTATCATACAATCAAATTATTACAGGTTCTGCTATTTCGTTTATAGCTGCATTAGGAGATATGATGCCACCTACAGCACTAGCTGGAATATTTGCTGCACAAGTTGTTGGAATGGAAGATTATACACCAGTATTGAAAAAATCATTAGTTCCAGCATTAATAATAATTGTATATTCTATAATTATTATCCTATTTTCTAATCAAATTGCTTCTATCATTTACTAA
- a CDS encoding HAMP domain-containing sensor histidine kinase, whose amino-acid sequence MEKYFKIRLYKKEFILGIIMVIFSIIFPIFLLPYIFSSYDYLIKAIDLWSVEYLIYSASYLVFFNIIKSFPIFFSVFLFMDSIVIKIKEKEKRFLNIILGFTLIQIIYFLIYKFHYDMDYYFGKVAILEMIYISLHSMRKFKIISLFKRNIVLFLIFIGIQWLDITRYFSVLDYRNAGEVFFDLKAIAELLDATFLLDMIGFFTFFLFFSFSISLLLIFLNQEKTKKIYEKEKEMSETFSELAIQETENRYLKEIQYLVHDLKTPLFSIGTLIEILSMGEENKKKLEYYNRIQNSLERCNIMISEILRQEKQNYVKIEEIFNFIFSYLSTHKSIEKIKFYNLAPKTKLKINKIVFARAITNLIVNAYEATLEVETPEIIIRVKHYINYLVITIEDNGIGMEKAQIKNIFEKGYSTKKSSGIGLNFVKTVIEEHNGKIVIRSHKGKGTKFYLIFGRESFKNE is encoded by the coding sequence ATGGAGAAATATTTTAAAATAAGATTATATAAGAAAGAGTTTATTTTAGGAATAATAATGGTTATTTTTAGTATTATTTTTCCTATTTTTTTATTACCATATATTTTTAGTAGTTATGATTATTTGATAAAAGCTATTGATTTATGGAGTGTAGAATATTTAATCTATTCAGCTTCTTATTTAGTATTTTTTAATATAATAAAATCTTTTCCAATATTTTTTTCAGTTTTTTTATTTATGGATTCAATAGTAATAAAAATAAAAGAAAAGGAAAAAAGATTTTTAAATATTATACTTGGATTTACTCTAATTCAGATTATATATTTTTTAATTTATAAATTTCATTATGATATGGATTATTATTTTGGAAAAGTTGCCATTTTAGAAATGATATACATATCTTTACATTCGATGAGAAAATTTAAAATTATATCTCTTTTTAAAAGAAATATTGTTCTTTTTTTAATATTTATTGGGATTCAATGGCTAGATATAACTAGATATTTCTCCGTTTTAGATTATAGAAATGCTGGAGAAGTTTTTTTTGATCTCAAGGCAATAGCAGAACTGTTAGATGCAACATTTTTATTAGATATGATTGGTTTTTTTACTTTCTTTTTATTCTTTAGTTTTTCAATTTCATTATTGTTAATCTTTTTAAATCAGGAAAAAACTAAAAAAATTTATGAAAAAGAAAAAGAGATGTCAGAAACTTTCTCAGAATTGGCTATTCAAGAAACTGAAAATAGATATTTAAAGGAGATTCAATATTTAGTACATGATTTAAAAACTCCTCTTTTTTCAATAGGAACTCTAATAGAAATATTGAGTATGGGAGAAGAGAATAAGAAAAAACTTGAATATTATAATAGAATACAAAACTCTTTAGAAAGATGTAATATTATGATTTCGGAAATTTTGAGACAAGAGAAACAAAATTATGTTAAAATAGAAGAGATATTTAATTTTATCTTTTCTTATCTTTCTACTCATAAAAGCATAGAAAAAATAAAATTTTATAATTTAGCTCCAAAAACAAAGTTAAAAATAAATAAAATAGTTTTTGCAAGAGCAATAACTAATTTAATAGTAAATGCTTATGAAGCAACATTAGAAGTTGAAACACCGGAAATTATTATTAGAGTAAAACACTATATAAATTATTTAGTTATAACCATTGAAGATAATGGAATAGGAATGGAAAAAGCACAGATTAAGAATATTTTTGAAAAGGGATACTCTACTAAAAAATCTAGTGGCATAGGACTTAATTTTGTAAAAACTGTAATAGAGGAACATAATGGAAAAATTGTTATAAGAAGTCATAAAGGAAAAGGAACAAAATTTTATTTAATATTTGGAAGGGAGAGTTTTAAGAATGAGTAA
- the ggt gene encoding gamma-glutamyltransferase codes for MINKKKLFFAGVIAAFALTIGACSNNYAPNSTTTNIVQDWKPFDENGEMIRTGRDAVGKVGVVATSKFEASKIGQEILMKGGNAIDAAVAAGFALSVCEPQSSGIGGGGFMMIRIAKTGETIFIDFRERAPKNATPDMWIQDEKGNIEGNQKREGGKAAGIPGEVAGLLYALEKYGTMSREEVMRPAVNLARNGFIVTPTLSNDMKDSFDKMLAYPETGEVFLTEDGFPYEPGDRFKNEEMAKTLEIIIEKGRDGFYKGEVAEAIVNSLNKYDGLFTLEDLANYQPKIRKPVTGTYRGYDIISSPSPSSGGAVVVQILNILENFDVGSMEVNSPEYLHLFSETYKLAYADRAKYMGDTDYIPVPIEGLTSKEYAKDISKYIDKNVSKPSVSHNPWQYESEDTTHYSIADSEGNMVAITKTVNGIFGNSVVADGYGFVLNNEMDDFVAGSGHPNSVAPGKTPLSSMSPTIVLKDGKPFMVLGSPGATKIISTVSQVISRVIDHDMGMQEAIDAPRLYDNTSNVINVETRIPDSTVKELEKMGHKVNKTSDWDRGMGSVQGVMYKEDGTLEGGADPRRDGKALGF; via the coding sequence ATGATTAATAAGAAAAAATTATTCTTTGCTGGAGTTATTGCTGCATTTGCCCTAACTATTGGTGCTTGCTCTAATAACTATGCTCCTAATAGTACTACAACTAATATCGTTCAAGATTGGAAACCATTCGATGAAAATGGTGAAATGATAAGAACTGGAAGAGATGCTGTTGGAAAAGTTGGAGTTGTTGCAACAAGTAAATTTGAAGCTAGTAAAATAGGTCAAGAAATCCTAATGAAAGGTGGAAATGCTATTGATGCTGCTGTTGCTGCTGGATTTGCTCTAAGTGTATGTGAACCACAATCTTCTGGAATTGGTGGTGGTGGTTTCATGATGATTAGAATTGCTAAAACTGGTGAAACTATCTTTATCGACTTTAGAGAAAGAGCTCCTAAAAATGCCACTCCAGATATGTGGATACAAGATGAAAAAGGAAATATAGAAGGAAATCAAAAAAGAGAAGGTGGAAAAGCTGCTGGTATTCCAGGAGAAGTTGCTGGACTTTTATATGCTTTAGAAAAATATGGAACTATGTCTCGTGAAGAAGTTATGAGACCAGCTGTAAATCTTGCTAGAAATGGATTTATTGTCACTCCTACTCTTTCTAATGATATGAAAGATAGTTTTGATAAAATGTTAGCATATCCAGAAACTGGAGAAGTTTTCTTAACTGAAGATGGATTCCCATATGAACCTGGAGATAGATTTAAAAATGAAGAAATGGCAAAAACTTTAGAAATTATCATAGAAAAAGGAAGAGATGGTTTCTATAAAGGAGAAGTTGCTGAAGCTATTGTTAACTCTTTAAATAAATATGATGGATTATTTACTTTAGAGGATTTAGCTAATTACCAACCTAAAATTAGAAAACCTGTAACTGGAACTTATAGAGGTTATGATATCATTTCATCTCCTTCACCTAGTTCAGGAGGAGCTGTAGTAGTTCAAATTTTAAATATTCTTGAAAACTTTGATGTTGGAAGTATGGAAGTAAACTCTCCAGAATATTTACATTTATTCTCAGAAACATATAAATTAGCTTATGCAGATAGAGCTAAATATATGGGAGATACTGACTATATACCAGTTCCTATAGAAGGATTAACTTCAAAAGAATATGCTAAAGATATTTCAAAATATATTGATAAAAATGTATCAAAACCTAGTGTTTCTCATAATCCTTGGCAATATGAATCAGAAGATACAACTCACTATTCTATAGCTGATAGTGAAGGAAACATGGTTGCTATTACAAAAACTGTAAATGGTATTTTTGGAAATAGTGTTGTAGCTGATGGATATGGTTTCGTATTAAATAATGAAATGGATGACTTTGTTGCTGGAAGTGGACATCCTAACTCAGTAGCTCCTGGTAAAACACCTCTTAGCTCTATGTCTCCTACTATTGTTCTAAAAGATGGAAAACCATTTATGGTTTTAGGTTCTCCTGGAGCAACTAAAATAATAAGTACTGTTTCTCAAGTAATCAGTAGAGTAATTGACCATGATATGGGAATGCAAGAAGCTATTGATGCACCTAGATTATATGACAATACATCTAATGTAATTAATGTAGAAACTAGAATTCCTGATTCTACTGTAAAAGAACTTGAAAAAATGGGACATAAAGTTAACAAAACATCTGATTGGGATAGAGGAATGGGATCTGTTCAAGGTGTAATGTATAAAGAAGATGGTACTCTTGAAGGTGGAGCAGACCCAAGAAGAGATGGAAAAGCTCTAGGATTCTAA
- a CDS encoding response regulator, whose translation MSNKILIIDDSEDILFAISEFFKLKDWEVFTALNVEEALKFLNSREKNIDIIIIDYNLPYINGIMGVKLIRQINPTVPIIALTIEGEEKIAEKFFEVGANDFAIKPIKVLDLYSRVNVHLKNSMKNKEDFNLEYRKGINENTILLIEEKLKNIKEYITVEEISEITGLAPKTTNRYMNYLVEIKKADMQIIYGKIGRPKNKYILKG comes from the coding sequence ATGAGTAATAAAATTTTGATAATTGATGATTCAGAAGATATATTATTTGCTATTTCAGAGTTTTTTAAATTAAAAGATTGGGAAGTTTTTACAGCATTAAATGTTGAAGAGGCTTTAAAATTTTTAAATAGTAGAGAGAAAAATATAGATATTATAATAATTGATTATAACTTACCTTATATAAATGGTATTATGGGGGTAAAATTAATTAGACAGATTAATCCAACTGTACCTATAATAGCTTTAACTATTGAAGGAGAAGAGAAAATTGCTGAAAAGTTTTTTGAGGTTGGGGCAAATGATTTTGCTATTAAACCAATAAAAGTTTTAGATTTATATTCTAGAGTTAATGTACATTTAAAAAATTCTATGAAAAACAAAGAAGATTTTAATTTAGAATATAGAAAAGGAATAAATGAAAATACAATACTTTTAATTGAAGAGAAATTAAAAAATATAAAGGAATATATAACAGTAGAAGAGATTTCTGAAATTACTGGTTTAGCTCCTAAAACAACAAATAGATATATGAATTATTTGGTTGAAATAAAAAAGGCAGATATGCAAATTATATATGGAAAAATAGGACGTCCAAAAAATAAATATATTTTAAAAGGATAA
- a CDS encoding succinylglutamate desuccinylase — translation MVGNKKTGILILIFSAIIAFLAGKEFLKMREPEPIVTGEGVTSIQKLSDYLPSLKGTSGDSDIYVFKGEEEGGSTLVLGGTHGNEPSGLMAAILLVENAKVNKGTLYVIPRTNGSGLTHNDPQEGSPQRFHIKTPFGERWFRYGSRATNPLDQWPDPDVYVHAASGQNLSGSETRNINRAYPGRPDGTYTEKMAYAITELIRKNNINLTIDLHEASPEYPVINAIVSHEKAMGIASQVAMNLEFEDIAISLEPSPVNLRGLTHRELGDYTDTYAVLMESANAAQGRLRGRTNEALVLTGIDDRYVEAQKLGRLYVPYDENGHPLEERVGRHLSGVMQFITVMGENEPDKEMIVENVPIYADLMENGIGQYLKEVK, via the coding sequence ATGGTTGGAAATAAAAAAACAGGTATTTTAATTCTCATATTTTCTGCTATCATTGCCTTTTTAGCAGGAAAAGAGTTTTTAAAAATGAGAGAACCAGAACCTATAGTTACAGGAGAAGGAGTTACTTCTATCCAAAAATTAAGTGATTACCTTCCTAGTTTAAAAGGAACATCTGGAGATAGTGATATCTATGTTTTTAAAGGAGAAGAGGAGGGAGGAAGTACATTAGTCCTAGGAGGAACACATGGAAACGAACCTTCTGGTTTAATGGCAGCTATCCTATTAGTTGAAAATGCTAAGGTTAACAAAGGGACTCTTTATGTAATTCCAAGAACTAATGGAAGCGGACTTACACATAATGACCCACAAGAGGGATCTCCACAAAGATTCCATATAAAAACTCCATTTGGGGAAAGATGGTTTAGATATGGATCTAGAGCAACTAACCCTTTAGATCAATGGCCTGACCCAGATGTTTATGTACATGCAGCTTCAGGACAAAACCTATCTGGAAGTGAAACTAGAAATATCAATAGAGCTTATCCTGGTAGACCTGATGGAACTTATACAGAAAAAATGGCATATGCTATTACTGAATTAATTAGAAAAAATAATATCAATTTAACTATTGACTTACATGAAGCTTCACCAGAATATCCAGTTATTAATGCTATTGTATCACATGAAAAAGCTATGGGAATAGCTTCTCAAGTTGCTATGAACTTAGAATTTGAAGATATAGCTATAAGTCTTGAACCATCTCCAGTTAATTTAAGAGGATTAACTCATAGAGAATTAGGAGATTACACTGATACTTATGCAGTACTAATGGAAAGTGCTAATGCTGCTCAAGGAAGACTAAGAGGTAGAACAAATGAAGCTCTCGTTTTAACTGGTATAGATGATAGATATGTAGAAGCTCAAAAATTAGGAAGATTATATGTTCCTTATGATGAAAATGGACATCCATTAGAAGAAAGAGTTGGAAGACATTTATCAGGAGTTATGCAATTTATAACTGTCATGGGAGAAAATGAACCTGATAAAGAGATGATAGTTGAAAACGTTCCTATTTATGCTGATTTAATGGAAAATGGAATAGGTCAATACCTAAAAGAAGTTAAATAG
- a CDS encoding DUF6305 family protein has product MKKFLVSTLFLLSAFSALAANFNKPILLTSVGQSADVQMVKALLKKGGLEANFNKSVTGDQIKDEQTLILAIGGSSKGLGAAGIKAEDEIARTEALIKAAKDKNMKIIGMHIGGAARRGELSDKFVYAAAPYSDYLIVVEEGNKDGAFTKISQDNNIPMDTVEKITGALDPLKKAFE; this is encoded by the coding sequence ATGAAAAAATTTTTAGTATCTACTCTATTTTTACTTTCTGCATTTAGTGCTTTAGCTGCTAATTTTAACAAACCTATCCTACTTACTTCAGTAGGACAAAGTGCTGATGTACAAATGGTTAAAGCTCTACTTAAAAAAGGTGGATTAGAAGCTAATTTTAATAAATCTGTAACTGGAGATCAAATAAAAGATGAACAAACTTTAATTTTAGCAATTGGAGGAAGCTCTAAAGGATTAGGAGCTGCTGGAATAAAAGCTGAAGATGAAATCGCTAGAACAGAAGCATTAATAAAAGCTGCAAAAGATAAAAATATGAAAATTATTGGAATGCATATTGGTGGTGCTGCTAGAAGAGGAGAATTATCTGATAAATTTGTTTATGCAGCTGCTCCTTACTCAGATTATTTAATTGTTGTTGAAGAAGGAAATAAAGATGGTGCATTTACTAAGATATCACAAGATAATAATATTCCAATGGATACAGTAGAAAAAATTACTGGAGCCCTTGATCCATTAAAAAAAGCTTTTGAATAG
- the pgsC gene encoding poly-gamma-glutamate biosynthesis protein PgsC, with the protein MSSDIIVFGIILSILFYEFTEISPGGLIVPAYISFYINTPNKVILTLIVSFITYLIVLWLSNKIIIYGRRKFAIYIIITFIVKEIFSLISPVALEYNMFLLSGNIIGILIPALIARDIERNGTIKTFCSLIILSIFIKSIIELYYQIGGIL; encoded by the coding sequence ATGTCAAGTGATATCATAGTATTTGGAATTATCTTAAGTATACTCTTTTATGAATTTACAGAGATATCTCCTGGAGGATTAATTGTTCCAGCTTATATAAGTTTCTATATAAATACTCCTAACAAGGTAATTTTAACTTTAATCGTAAGTTTTATAACCTATCTAATAGTTTTATGGCTTTCTAATAAGATTATTATATATGGTAGAAGAAAATTTGCTATTTATATTATAATAACTTTTATTGTAAAGGAGATTTTTTCATTAATATCTCCAGTTGCTTTAGAATATAATATGTTTTTATTAAGTGGAAATATTATAGGAATACTAATTCCCGCTTTAATAGCTAGAGATATAGAACGTAATGGAACAATCAAAACTTTTTGTTCTTTAATCATTTTATCGATTTTTATAAAATCGATTATTGAACTATATTATCAAATTGGGGGAATTTTATGA
- the ilvA gene encoding threonine ammonia-lyase, which yields MAVTLESIKKAKATIQNSIKRTPLIECPTLEKELGGKIYFKLENLQKTGSFKIRGALNRIANLTEEEKKRGVIASSAGNHAQGIALGATAQGIKSTIVMPETAPIAKVAATKGYGAEVVLYGTVYDDAYAKACEIQQETGAVFLHPFDDEYVIEGQGTIGLEILEDAIDIDTVLVPIGGGGILAGIATAIKSINPNVRVIGVESENAASMTEALAQGECCEICAKPTIADGIAVKKVGCKTLELVKKYVDEVVTVSEAEIADAILFLLERSKVVAEGAGATPLAAILAGKVQCKGRKVCAVVSGGNIDINLVERVLNRALINKGRRYQFKVKVHDRFGEVEKLLGLLTANRANILHITQSMYNGDLGITMQEVTLVIECSDMAHRDSVIAKIKEAGYEMQ from the coding sequence ATGGCTGTAACGTTAGAAAGTATAAAAAAAGCTAAAGCAACAATTCAAAATTCAATTAAAAGAACTCCTCTAATTGAATGTCCTACATTGGAAAAAGAATTGGGAGGAAAAATTTATTTTAAATTAGAAAATCTTCAAAAAACAGGTTCTTTTAAAATAAGAGGAGCTTTAAATAGAATAGCAAACTTAACTGAAGAGGAAAAGAAAAGAGGTGTAATTGCTTCTTCAGCTGGAAATCATGCTCAAGGAATAGCTTTAGGTGCTACTGCTCAAGGAATAAAATCCACTATAGTGATGCCAGAAACAGCTCCAATAGCAAAAGTAGCAGCAACAAAAGGATATGGTGCAGAAGTAGTTCTTTATGGTACTGTTTATGATGATGCTTATGCAAAAGCTTGTGAAATTCAACAAGAAACAGGAGCGGTATTTTTACATCCTTTTGATGATGAGTATGTAATAGAAGGACAAGGAACAATTGGATTAGAAATTTTGGAAGATGCAATTGATATAGATACAGTTTTAGTTCCTATTGGTGGAGGAGGAATTTTAGCTGGAATAGCTACTGCTATTAAATCAATAAATCCTAATGTGAGAGTAATAGGAGTTGAATCTGAGAATGCTGCATCTATGACAGAGGCATTAGCTCAAGGAGAGTGCTGTGAAATATGTGCAAAACCTACTATTGCTGATGGTATAGCAGTAAAAAAAGTAGGATGTAAAACATTGGAATTAGTAAAAAAATATGTAGATGAAGTAGTAACAGTTTCAGAAGCAGAAATAGCAGATGCAATACTATTTTTACTAGAAAGAAGTAAAGTTGTAGCTGAAGGAGCTGGAGCAACACCATTAGCAGCAATTTTAGCAGGAAAAGTTCAATGTAAAGGAAGAAAAGTTTGTGCTGTAGTATCTGGAGGAAATATAGATATAAACTTAGTAGAAAGAGTTTTAAATAGAGCTTTAATTAATAAAGGTAGAAGATATCAATTTAAAGTTAAAGTTCATGATAGATTTGGAGAAGTAGAAAAACTTTTAGGACTTTTAACAGCAAATAGAGCAAACATACTTCACATTACTCAAAGTATGTATAATGGTGACTTGGGAATAACAATGCAAGAGGTAACTTTAGTTATAGAATGTAGTGA